The following nucleotide sequence is from Spirochaetaceae bacterium.
CGTAGTCGTTGCGCCGCCACGCTTCACCGTGAGGCGCGGGTTCCAGCACCTTCCACGACGCGTCGACGCCGATCGCCTTGAGATCCTCGCTGATGCTCTGCGCCATCTCGCGGTGACCGGACCACGGCGGAGAAATGATGATCCAGGAGAGCCGGATGCCGTCCGGGGTGACGTAGATGCCGTCGCGGCCCTTCTCGAAGCCGAGGTCTTCCAGCATCTCGACGGCGCGCTCGGGGTCGTACTCCTCGGTGTTGTACTTCTCCAGCATCTCCTTCCAGTCCTCCAGGTACGGCGTGATCGTGCCGTAGTAGGGATAGGGCAGCTTGGACGTCCGGGTGACCCCTTCGAAGGCCGCGAAGTTGAGCTTGTTCTTGTTGATGGCGTAGGAAATCGCCCAGCGTACTTCACGCTGGTCCAGCGGCGGCCGCTGGATGTTGAACCAGAGCGCCCTGGTGCACGGGTCGAGCGCCACCCACAGGTCGATGTCGTCGTTGCGCTTCACGACCGTCTCGTACTGCGACTTGGTGAAGCCGGACCACACGTCCATGCGATGCTCGATCTGCTCGATCATCATTTTCTCGGCCGGCCCCGGGCCGGTGACCAGCAGGAACTCGGCGCCCGGGAACTCACCCATGACGTCCTTGGCCCAATAGTCGTCGCGGCGTACCCAGGAGACTGCCTCGGCGCTCGTATCGACCAGCGTGTAGGGGCCGGTCCAGACCGGGTTGGGATAGTTCTTGAAGGTGGTCGGGTCTTCCTTGGACCAGACGTGCTCGGGCACGATCGGCGGCACCCAGAGGCCGATCAGGAAGCTGTAGTGCGCCCTGGTGTGGGGCTCTTTCAGCTTGATGAATACAGTGTGCGAGTCCTCCGCCCGGACCTCGGTCATCCACTCGTCGATCCATCCCGACCAACGTAGCGTGGGCGCGTTTTCCTTCAGCATGTTGTAGGTGAAGACGACGTCGTCGGCGTTGAACTCTTCGCCGTCGTTCCAGGTGACGCCCTCGCGCAGCTTGATGGTGATGGAGTCGTGGTTGGGTCCGTACTCGAACGACGTCCCGAGCCACGGCACGATTTCGCCCTGGTACAGGTTCATGTAGAAGAGATTCTCCGCCATCCACCAGTTGCCGGTTTCACCACGGTGTCCGGCCAGGTATGGATTGTACAGTTCGGGGGCACCGAACTTTCTGCCGGCGCGGACGATGAGGGTATCTTCGCGCGGCATGTTCTGAGCCACGACCGGCTCGGCCACAATGGCGAGGGCGAAGAATGCGAGAACGGAATATACGAACGCCCTGGTTCGTTTCGAAGACATGGGCTATGCTCCTTTCGCTGTCTTTGGTTGCTGTATTGAGATTGGTTCGAAGCGACCTGCGGATTCACGTCGGAAGGGATGGGTGATCCGCATACTGACACCTTGTTTGTTGAGTCGGTTCATGCCCCCTTGTTCGTGCTTGCGTACGGTACGGCGTAAACGCCGGTCTTATGTATAGTATCCGGCATGGCCCTGTCAATACGTGGCGTGCCGCGGCCGGCGGCGCAGCGGGCGCGGCGGCGCGGTGGCTGAGCATCGGCTCGAGGGAGTGCGCCGGCTCAGCGCGTCCGCCTACGTGCTGCGGCTGGAGCGCGGCGGTCTGGCGTTCGAGCCGGGGCAGTACGTGACGCTCGGTGTGGCCGGCAGCACGGCGCGCCGCGAGTACTCGGTGTACTCCGGCTGCGGCGACCCGTTCCTGGAGGTGCTGATCAAGCAGGTGGAAGGCGGCTCGGTGTCGCGCCAGCTCGCGCGCCTGGCGCCGGGCGCGGTGCTCGACTGCGATGGGCCGTTCGGGTACTTCACGATACCGGCTGCGCGCCGCGGCGAACCGCTGCTGTTCATTGCCTCCGGCACCGGAATCGCGCCGTTTCGCAGCTTCGCGCGCAGCTACCCGGGCTTGGACTACCGGCTCCTGCATGGAGTCAGGACCGCGGCCGAGTGCTACGACAGCACCGAGTACCCGGCGGCCCGCTACCTGCCCTGCCTGAGCCGGGTGGCGGCGGCGGACGTTCCGCGCCGCGGCTACCGCGGCCGGGTCACCGACTACCTGCGCGCGCACCCGGTGGCGCCGGGAACCGCCTGCTACCTGTGTGGCAACAGCGAGATGATCTTCGCGGCGTTCGACATTCTCAAAAAACAGGGCGTCCCCGGCGCCGACCTGTTCGCCGAGGTGTATTTTTAGCGGGCACGCGATGTTCGATCTCATCGTCATAGGCGGCGGCCACGCCGGTATCGAGGCGGCGCTGGCGGCGGCGCGCATGGGCTGTACCGTCGGCCTGGTCACCGGCGAGGCGGCGGCGATCGGGCGCATGTCGTGCAACCCGGCGATCGGCGGCACCGCCAAGGGACACCTGGTGCACGAAATCGACGCCCTCGGCGGCGTGATGGGCGAGCTCGCGGATGCAACCGGCATTCAGTTCCGCCTGCTGAACCGCTCCAAGGGGCCGGCGATCTGGTCGTCGCGCTGTCAGTCGGACCGCGACGCCTACGCGGCCGCGGCGCGGCGCATGGTGGCCGGGCAGCACGGCGTGTCGGTGGTGGAGGCGATGGTGACCGGGGTGGTGGTGCGCGACGGCCGGATCGCCGCCGTGGTGACCGACCGCTGCGGCGAGATCGGCTGCCGCGCCCTGGTGGTCGCTTCGGGTACGTTCCTGAACGGTGTGTTGTACACGGGACTGAACGGCACCGCCGGGGGCCGTATCGGCGAGCGGCCGGCCAGCGGGCTGTCCGAGGCATTCCGGCTGCTCGGCCTGAAGACCGGCCGGCTCAAGACCGGCACCCCGCCGCGCCTGCGCCGCGACAGCATCGACTTCAGCGTGACCAGCGAGCAGCCGGGCGACGCCGATCCGGCGCCGTTCTCCGGCCGCACCGACCCGTGCGCCTTTCCGCGGTTGCCGCAGGTGAGCTGCCACATCACCTTCACCAACCGGGCTACCCACGAGATTCTGGCTACCGGTTTCGATCGCTCGCCGATGTTCACCGGGCGCATCCGCGGCGCCGGACCGCGCTATTGCCCGTCGATCGAGGACAAGGTGGTGCGCTTCGCCGACCGCGACCGCCACCAGTTGTTCCTGGAACCGGAGGGGCTGGAGTCCGACCTGATCTACCTGAACGGGTTCTCAAGTTCGCTGCCGGCCGACGTGCAGCTTGCGGCACTGCGCACCGTGCCGGGGCTGGAGCGGGTGGAGGTGGCGCGCTACGGCTACGCGGTGGAGTACGATTTCTTCCCCGCCTACCAGGTGGACGCCACGCTGGAGAGCAAGCTGGTGCGCGGGCTGTACTTCGCGGGGCAGGTGAACGGCACCTCCGGCTACGAGGAGGCCGCGGCGCAAGGGCTGATGGCAGGTATCAACGCGGCTCTGGCGGTACGCGGCGGGGCGCGCCACGAACTGGTGCTGCGCCGCGACGAGGCCTACATCGGGGTGCTGATCGACGACTTGGTCACCAAGCCCTCACACGAGCCGTACCGCATGTTCACCTCGCGCGCCGAGTACCGGCTGGCGCTGCGGCAGGACAACGCGCGCCGCCGCCTGAGCCGGTACGGCCATGAACTCGGCCTGATCGCGGGCGCGGAGATGGATCGCACGCGGCGCCGGCAGGGGATGCTGGATGCGGCGTTGGCCGAACTGCGTACCACCTCCGTCGCCCCGGCAGCCGTGAACCGCTGGCTGCGGTCGCTGGGCGTGCGCGAGCTGCAGCACCCGGAGACCGCCGCCGCGCTGTGCCGCCGCCCGGAGGTACGGCTGCAGGGCCTGCTGGCGGCGGCGTTTCCCGCGCAGCAGCGATGGCGCGCCCTGCTGGCCCGGCCCGAGTTGCTGTCCGCCGCCGAGGTGGAGCTGAAGTACGAGGGATACATCGACCGCGAGCGCCGGAGCATCGAACGCCTGAAGCGGTACGAGGCGCTTAGAATACCGGCGCGGTTCGACTACCAGGCGGTCGATGCGCTGTCCCGGGAGAGCCGCGAGAAGTTGGCTCTGGTACGGCCGCGTACGCTCGGCCAGGCGTCGCGCATCAGCGGCGTGCGTCCCGCCGACATCAGCGTGCTGCTGGTCCAACTACGTGCCCGGCGGGCGCCCCTCGGGAACGGGGCGCGCCAAGGCCGAAACCAGGCAGGCGAGCTGGGCCAATAGCGACGCCGCGGGCGGCGGTCTTGGGGCGCCAGCGGGCCGGATCGGCGCGGCGTCATCCCTCGGCGCTGCGCGGCAGCACCAGCGTCAGGCGGTTCCTGCCCTCCTCGTAGCGGTAGCGCACGTCGTCGACCAGCGTACGCACCAAGTGCACGCCCACGCCCCCGATACGCCGCTCGTCGATCGACAGGTCGGCATCGAATTCGGGCGCTTCCTGCAGCGGATCGAACCGCGGGCCGTCATCGACCAGCTCGACGGTGACTGCGTTCGGCGTCGAACCGAGGATCACGTCGAGGTGGCGCGCGCCGCCGTCGCGTCCATGGGTCATGACGTTGAGCGCCAACTCCTCCAACACCAGGTTCACCTGGAACAGCAGCTTGGGTGCCCAGTCGTCCCGCTCTGCCATCTCCTCCACGGCCTCGACAACCCGGTGCAACTCCTCGGGCCGCGCGTCAAGCTGCAGGTGCACGGCTTGGCTCACACCGCCGGCCTGCCCGTGATCGGAGCCGGAGTGTTGCGAGGCGGGGCAGGCATCGACATCGCCAAGCGTTCCAGGTGCCGCTCTCCGGCGCCGCTTCTCGCAGCCCGTCTAGCCGGCTGCGACCGCCGCCACCGCGGCCGACTCGGAGTCGTGCACCGGTATGATCCGGTCGAACCCGCTGATCTCGAATACCTCGCGGATCGACTCGGTAAGCTCGCAGAGCGCGAACTTGGTGCCGCGCTTTTGCAGCATCCTCGCGACCATCAACATTACCCGCAGCCCCGAACTGCTGATATAGGACAGCTGCTTCAGTTGCAGGACCACCGCACGGTCGCCCTCGTCGATGACCCCTTCAAGGGCTTGCTGAAACTCCTGCGAATTGCTGCCGTCGACCCGCCCGGCGGCTGTTACGATCAGAGTATCTCCCTGTCGTTCCTCTGAGATATTCATTCCGACGTGTCTCCTATGCCAATTTGTGATACGACACTGCGCGGATTCGCGCGAACTCGATACGCGACCGCACGTGCAAACGTTGACGCCGAGTATACTACAACCCGCCGTTCGTCGTCTGCGGCGTTCATGCCGCGATCCGTTTTCTCATGACCAACCGATTGCGCCCGCCAATCACCAGGTAGTCTGCATCGTCCACCTGTGCAGGGCGCGCGATCTGGGTTCCGGTGCGGCTGATGTAGCGTCCGTCGCCGCCCTCGTGGTCGGGCGGCGGATCCACGAGCGTATACGGCTGGCCGTCGTCGTCGAGGGCGATTTCCACGACGCCGTCTTCCAGGCTGAGCCTGATGTCGATCTCGTAGGTGCTGCCGGCCGGCAGCCGGAAGTCGATGGTGGTGGTAAGCACGTCGGCGATGGCGATCTGCACGTGGCGCGTATCCGAGCCGTCCATGCCGCACTGCCGCGCGAACGTCTCGACGCCCTGCGCAATGCGCGGGATCTCGGCCAGATCGTTGCGCAGGGAGAGCCGGTGCACGACCATGGAGTCCGTCTTGTCCTGGCGGCTGAGCACGAGCATCGCGATGTCGTCGAACTGCGTCGCCTCGCCCGCGAACGCCTCTACGCCGCGCAGCATGGCCTCGATGGTGTCGTTGGGGCTGCGGTCGGCATTGGCAAGCAGGTTCTCGCGCATCCGGTCGTAGCCGAACTCCTCTTCGCGCAGGTCGGTGGACTCCGGAACCCCGTCGGTATACAGGAACAGCTTCCCCTGCGGCGGCAGCACCACCTCGCCGTCGTCATAGGTCAACCCATCGAACATGGCCAACGCCACGCCGCCGGTCAGCGGCAGCAGGTCGGCCCGCCCGGGAGCGACCAGCACCGGCGGGTTGTGACCGCCGTTGGCATAGCGCAGAGTGCCGTCGCGCCGGTCGAAGATGCCGTAGAACACGGTTACGAACACATCCTCGCGAGACGCGTCGGCGAGCGTGTCGTTGACCATCTCCAGGCACTTGCCCGGTCCGTCCAGAACGTAGCGCGCGGTGGCGCGGATCACGGTCCGGGTAACCGCCATGAACAGGGACGCCGGCACTCCCTTGCCGACGACATCGCCGATCACGATGCCGATGCGATCGTCGTCGAGGGGGAAGAAGTCGTAGAAGTCGCCGCCCACCTCCCTGGCCGTCTGCATGGCCGCATGAATGTGGGCGCCGTCGGTGTCGAGGCGTTCGCCGGGCAGGAACGAGCGCTGTACGCGGGTGGCGACCTGCAGATCGTGCTGCAGCGCCAGGTACGCGGTCTGCGTGCGCAGCGCCTCCTGCAATTCGGCCACCAGCTTGCGCAGCCGTTCCTGCTGCACACCGACGCGGTCGGCCATCTTCTGGAACGCGAACCCCATCATCTGCAGGTCGCCGGCCATTTCCAGGTCGGATTGCACGTCGGTCTGTTCGTCCGCGGCGGCTTCCTCGGGAACCTCGATCTCGGCCAGGTCGCTGAGGATGTCCTGGCGCTCCTCCTCGTCGAGCGTGGTCGCCAGGCGCGTCATCTCGCCGCGAATGAAGCGCCCCTCCTGGCGCTGCCGCCTGATCGCGCGGCGGCGATGACGGCGCAGGGTGAGCGTCTGGTTGCGGAACGTATTGACCGCCTGCGCGATGCGCGCCAGTTCGTCGTTGCCCTGCTCGCCGCTGATCTTCACCGTGGCCTGGGTGTCGCCGCGCGACAGGGCGTCGAGAACCTGCACGCCTTCGATCAGCGGCGACAGCGCGCGGCGCAGATAGTAGGAGAGCGCCAGCAGGGATACCAGCAGGAAGCCGCCGATCGCCAGAAAGGTGATCATGCTCACCTCGCGCTGGCCGGCGAACGCGGCGCTCACGTCGCGCACCGTCACCACGCTCGCAACCAGGTTGCCGAGCGACGCCTCCAGCGGAAATGCGGCGATCGAGAACACGCGGTCGTCGAAACGCAGCACTTGCGAGGCGCCGTCGCGGACGCGTGCCGTACCGCCGACCAGGTCCCAAACCTGCTCGTCGGTGCCTGCCATCAGGCGGCCGCGCCGGTTCACGATCAGCACTTCCGATCCGGAATCGTCCCTCAGTTCGCGTAGCGAGAAGCCGATGTCGGAGGCGCAGATGGCAATCGCCAACAGTGCGCCGTCTTCGCGGTACAGCGGGACGCCGACCGACAGCGTGATGTTGCGCTCGGCGTCGATCGCCACCCCGCTGCTGCCGCTGCCGGCGGCGATCATGGCGGCGATCGCATCGTCGCTCGCGGCCGCGGTCGGCTCGAACGCCGGCACCGACGAATACAGCACCTCGCGCGACCGGGACACGATATCGAGCCGGGTAACGTCCCGGTTGCGCTGCAGCGTGGCCAGGGTGCGCCGTGCGGCACCGGAGACGAGCCCGCGGTCGCCGCTGATAATGGCGTCGCGCAGGTTGCCGTCCTCGGCGACCAACGGCGTGACCTCGCGGATCCGCTGCAGCCCGGTTTCGACGATCTTGCCCCAGAGGGCGCGGCTGCCATTGATCTCCGTCGCCTCCAGTTGGAGGCGCAGCAGGTTCTCCCGCTGATAGCCGGCGAACAGCAGTCCGGCGACCATGACGGCCAGGAAGGCGACGACGATGATGCCGATGCGTGTCTTGATTCCCACCGCGGTTACTCGACCACCTGCGCGACGCGCAACAGGCCCATCGGTGGATAGATGCCCAGTTGCAGGGCCACCGGCATGCGCAGGAGGATCGCGAACCGCGCCAGCGATGCCACCGGGATCTCCTGCGGCGGTTCGCCGCCCACCAGGATGCGCTCTGCCTGCGCCCCGGCCAGCTTGCCGATCAGGTAGTAGCGGCTGACCAGGCCGAGCATTGCGCGCGAGCGTTCGAAACTCGCTTCGACGGCGGCGAACGACGGGATGCCCTGCTGCGCCGCGCGCTCGCTGACCTGCAGACTGTGGACCGTGATGAACGAGTCCGGGCCCATGTACAGGAACTCGGCGCCGCTGCGCACCAGGTCGTCGACCAGCTCGTCCAGGCGGGTGGCGTCGGGTCTGCCCTCCGCGTTCAGCGGAACCGGGTATTCCAGCAGCTTGATGTCGCGATCGCCGGTCTCCGTGCGCAACTGATCGACGTTGGTCACCGAGTTGCGCTCCAGCGGGTTGTAGATCACGCCGAGCGTGCCGATCGGGCGGTAAGCGAGGATGGTGTCGAGCTGCGTGCTGATGGGCGTCAGGAATATGCTGCCGGTGAGCGGCCGTCCGGGGGCCTCGAACTCCTTGACGATCTTGTCCTGCACCGGGTAGGAGACGATCGAGAACACGCCGGGAATGTCGCCGATGTGCATGCCCGGCTCGGCGCCGGTGTGCGGGCCGAAAATACCGAGCGCTACCGAGGTGCCGAAGGTATGAACCAGGTCCGGCTTTTCGGCGCGTATCTCGGCGGCGAACTCCGGGAGCCTGGCGCGGTTCCGATCGGCATTGCGCAGGGTGTAGCGCACCGGTATTCCGCGTTCGTACATGTGGGCGCGAAAGCCGTGCTCCACGTCGGTCTCGCCTCGCCAGACCACCAGGTAGACGTGGAACGCGCCGCCGGCGGACTGCGCGGCGCCGTGACCGGCCGCGGCGAACAGCAGCGCGGCGAGGAACGCGACCGCAAGCGGAAAGCGCGGCACCGCGTACCGGGAGCGCGGCTCCGCGCGCGGGATGCGCGTCACGCCGACACCCGCCCGGTACCGATCCGGGCGTCCGCAGGTTCGCCCAGTCGTTCGCGGGGGTGCCCGCCCCGATCACGGGGGTGCCCGCCCCGATCACGGGGGTGCCCGCCGAACAGCGTATAGCAGACCGTGCAGGCAAACACCAGCACGCCGACGATGAGCATGCCCTGGCCGTAGCCGACGAAGGTGACGACGGCCCCTACCGCCAGCGCGCCGGCCGCGGTGCCGATGCGCTCGATGGTGCGGAACGCGCCCACGATCGCACCGGGTCCCAGGCCGAAGCTCCTGCCGCGTTCGGCGATTCTCTGCACGACCGCGAGTTGCGGAGCGGTGGTCAGCGCCTGCCCGGTGCCCAGCACGGCGGCGGCGGCGACCACCCCCGCCGTGGACCCGACAAGCGTCGGCAACAGGCACCCGAGCCCGCTCATCAGCCCGCCGAAGATGATGAAGGTGCGCGGCCGTCCGCTCCGGTCGGAGCCGCTCGCGGCCAGCGGCGTGATCGCTATGCAGGCGATGCCGAACACCATCAACACGCGCCCGATGTTCGACTGCGTGTTGCCCAGGTCGGCAAGGAACAGCGGCAGCAGGAAGAAGTACAGGCCGCTGAGGATCAGCTTGTTGGGCACCGCCGAGAACAGCGTCAGCACCACGAACTCGCGTTGCGAGAACACGCGCCGCCAACTGCGCATCGACTGCAGGCGCGGCCGTCGCTCCGTCTGCGAGTCGCGGTCCACCGCGATCAGCGCCGCTCCGGCGGCAAACACGGCCATCGCGGCGGCAACGAGGAGCGTGTTTCTATAGCCGAGGCGGTCGGCGAGGATGCCGCCCATTGCCGGACCGCAGACGAATGCCGCGAAGAACGCGCCGGTGAAGCCGGTCATGCCGACGGCACGGCGCGACGCCTCCGCGTGGTGGGCGACGTAGGTCTGGGCGGCGATGAAAATGGTTCCGTAGCCGAGGCCGGCAAGTGTCCACCACAGCAGCGCCTCGACGATGGTGGTCGACAGGGCCGCTCCGACGTGACCGGCGACCGACGGCACGATGCCCAGGATGAACAACGACCGGGGGCCGAGCGTGTCGGTGATCGCACCGGCGATCGGCGTGGCGAGCAGCACCACCACCATGAAGGTCGTGAACGGCAGGCCGATGGTGAGCTCGCGGCTCAGGTTGCCGATCGGCGTATACACGTCGCCGAAGAACAGCGGCAGGAAGGGACGGGAGAGTTCCTGCGCCAGCATGAACAGGAACAGCGGAATGCGCACGTCCATCGGTGAACGGGGCACGACGGTCCGTTCGAGGCCCGGGGTAGTAAAGCGGAATCGCTCCCCGAGGCCGGTCACCACGTCTCGTATTCGCTGCTGAATGGTGCGGTCGATCTGCACGGCGCGTGCGTCCTCGGCCTCCTCGGTCAACATGGCGAAGGCCGTGTTGACACGCTGCACGACCGAGTTGTAGGCACGCGCGACGTGGCCCACTTCGTCCCGCCTGCGCAACCCGATCCGGTACAGGAAGTCGCCCTTCGCGCCGCGGACGATCAGGCGGTCGGCCAGTCTGATGGGACCGGAAATGCGTACCACGACAAACGCCACCAGCAACTCTATGCCGATCAGCAGGGTGACCAGGAACGCGGTCACGATGTCGAACCGCAAGCCGGCCAACTCCGACCGCACGGCGCCCTCGCGCACATCGACGTGCAGGAATCCCACCGTTGCGCCGCGCGCCACGATCGGCAACTGGAGGGAATCCGCGGCGCGCGTCGAAGCGGCCCGCGTTCCCTGCGTATAGAGTTCGGCGCCGTCGCGGGCCGACACTCCGACGTAGGTGAAGTCGGGATTGCGGATCAGAACGCCCTGCAGGAATTCGTCCATGCCGACGAGCGCTTGCAACGGTATGCCGAGCGCGACGGCGTAGCTGATCTGCTCGGTGGCGAGGCCGCCGGCCACCTCGGCCTTGCGAT
It contains:
- a CDS encoding ABC transporter substrate-binding protein, coding for MSSKRTRAFVYSVLAFFALAIVAEPVVAQNMPREDTLIVRAGRKFGAPELYNPYLAGHRGETGNWWMAENLFYMNLYQGEIVPWLGTSFEYGPNHDSITIKLREGVTWNDGEEFNADDVVFTYNMLKENAPTLRWSGWIDEWMTEVRAEDSHTVFIKLKEPHTRAHYSFLIGLWVPPIVPEHVWSKEDPTTFKNYPNPVWTGPYTLVDTSAEAVSWVRRDDYWAKDVMGEFPGAEFLLVTGPGPAEKMMIEQIEHRMDVWSGFTKSQYETVVKRNDDIDLWVALDPCTRALWFNIQRPPLDQREVRWAISYAINKNKLNFAAFEGVTRTSKLPYPYYGTITPYLEDWKEMLEKYNTEEYDPERAVEMLEDLGFEKGRDGIYVTPDGIRLSWIIISPPWSGHREMAQSISEDLKAIGVDASWKVLEPAPHGEAWRRNDYDMNVAWACAQGLGQAWDPYAWLEGFHSKYALPEGESADQNRIRYSNPEYDALLDELTALLPDDPRADEVLAQAQEIYMRDLPVIGTLQTVTSNTYDTLHWKGFPSEDDPYITPFHWWPHFLFTLLNVEPQ
- a CDS encoding FAD-binding oxidoreductase, translating into MAEHRLEGVRRLSASAYVLRLERGGLAFEPGQYVTLGVAGSTARREYSVYSGCGDPFLEVLIKQVEGGSVSRQLARLAPGAVLDCDGPFGYFTIPAARRGEPLLFIASGTGIAPFRSFARSYPGLDYRLLHGVRTAAECYDSTEYPAARYLPCLSRVAAADVPRRGYRGRVTDYLRAHPVAPGTACYLCGNSEMIFAAFDILKKQGVPGADLFAEVYF
- the mnmG gene encoding tRNA uridine-5-carboxymethylaminomethyl(34) synthesis enzyme MnmG translates to MFDLIVIGGGHAGIEAALAAARMGCTVGLVTGEAAAIGRMSCNPAIGGTAKGHLVHEIDALGGVMGELADATGIQFRLLNRSKGPAIWSSRCQSDRDAYAAAARRMVAGQHGVSVVEAMVTGVVVRDGRIAAVVTDRCGEIGCRALVVASGTFLNGVLYTGLNGTAGGRIGERPASGLSEAFRLLGLKTGRLKTGTPPRLRRDSIDFSVTSEQPGDADPAPFSGRTDPCAFPRLPQVSCHITFTNRATHEILATGFDRSPMFTGRIRGAGPRYCPSIEDKVVRFADRDRHQLFLEPEGLESDLIYLNGFSSSLPADVQLAALRTVPGLERVEVARYGYAVEYDFFPAYQVDATLESKLVRGLYFAGQVNGTSGYEEAAAQGLMAGINAALAVRGGARHELVLRRDEAYIGVLIDDLVTKPSHEPYRMFTSRAEYRLALRQDNARRRLSRYGHELGLIAGAEMDRTRRRQGMLDAALAELRTTSVAPAAVNRWLRSLGVRELQHPETAAALCRRPEVRLQGLLAAAFPAQQRWRALLARPELLSAAEVELKYEGYIDRERRSIERLKRYEALRIPARFDYQAVDALSRESREKLALVRPRTLGQASRISGVRPADISVLLVQLRARRAPLGNGARQGRNQAGELGQ
- a CDS encoding ATP-binding protein; translation: MSQAVHLQLDARPEELHRVVEAVEEMAERDDWAPKLLFQVNLVLEELALNVMTHGRDGGARHLDVILGSTPNAVTVELVDDGPRFDPLQEAPEFDADLSIDERRIGGVGVHLVRTLVDDVRYRYEEGRNRLTLVLPRSAEG
- a CDS encoding STAS domain-containing protein — protein: MNISEERQGDTLIVTAAGRVDGSNSQEFQQALEGVIDEGDRAVVLQLKQLSYISSSGLRVMLMVARMLQKRGTKFALCELTESIREVFEISGFDRIIPVHDSESAAVAAVAAG
- a CDS encoding SpoIIE family protein phosphatase, with the translated sequence MGIKTRIGIIVVAFLAVMVAGLLFAGYQRENLLRLQLEATEINGSRALWGKIVETGLQRIREVTPLVAEDGNLRDAIISGDRGLVSGAARRTLATLQRNRDVTRLDIVSRSREVLYSSVPAFEPTAAASDDAIAAMIAAGSGSSGVAIDAERNITLSVGVPLYREDGALLAIAICASDIGFSLRELRDDSGSEVLIVNRRGRLMAGTDEQVWDLVGGTARVRDGASQVLRFDDRVFSIAAFPLEASLGNLVASVVTVRDVSAAFAGQREVSMITFLAIGGFLLVSLLALSYYLRRALSPLIEGVQVLDALSRGDTQATVKISGEQGNDELARIAQAVNTFRNQTLTLRRHRRRAIRRQRQEGRFIRGEMTRLATTLDEEERQDILSDLAEIEVPEEAAADEQTDVQSDLEMAGDLQMMGFAFQKMADRVGVQQERLRKLVAELQEALRTQTAYLALQHDLQVATRVQRSFLPGERLDTDGAHIHAAMQTAREVGGDFYDFFPLDDDRIGIVIGDVVGKGVPASLFMAVTRTVIRATARYVLDGPGKCLEMVNDTLADASREDVFVTVFYGIFDRRDGTLRYANGGHNPPVLVAPGRADLLPLTGGVALAMFDGLTYDDGEVVLPPQGKLFLYTDGVPESTDLREEEFGYDRMRENLLANADRSPNDTIEAMLRGVEAFAGEATQFDDIAMLVLSRQDKTDSMVVHRLSLRNDLAEIPRIAQGVETFARQCGMDGSDTRHVQIAIADVLTTTIDFRLPAGSTYEIDIRLSLEDGVVEIALDDDGQPYTLVDPPPDHEGGDGRYISRTGTQIARPAQVDDADYLVIGGRNRLVMRKRIAA
- a CDS encoding ABC transporter substrate-binding protein, producing MTRIPRAEPRSRYAVPRFPLAVAFLAALLFAAAGHGAAQSAGGAFHVYLVVWRGETDVEHGFRAHMYERGIPVRYTLRNADRNRARLPEFAAEIRAEKPDLVHTFGTSVALGIFGPHTGAEPGMHIGDIPGVFSIVSYPVQDKIVKEFEAPGRPLTGSIFLTPISTQLDTILAYRPIGTLGVIYNPLERNSVTNVDQLRTETGDRDIKLLEYPVPLNAEGRPDATRLDELVDDLVRSGAEFLYMGPDSFITVHSLQVSERAAQQGIPSFAAVEASFERSRAMLGLVSRYYLIGKLAGAQAERILVGGEPPQEIPVASLARFAILLRMPVALQLGIYPPMGLLRVAQVVE
- a CDS encoding MFS transporter, whose translation is MSDAPIDPRPDEEAARGAPADEQRLFRGVILRLAALTAVLLLLAQGVVSYVLAISFEDSLLPEIHRKAEVAGGLATEQISYAVALGIPLQALVGMDEFLQGVLIRNPDFTYVGVSARDGAELYTQGTRAASTRAADSLQLPIVARGATVGFLHVDVREGAVRSELAGLRFDIVTAFLVTLLIGIELLVAFVVVRISGPIRLADRLIVRGAKGDFLYRIGLRRRDEVGHVARAYNSVVQRVNTAFAMLTEEAEDARAVQIDRTIQQRIRDVVTGLGERFRFTTPGLERTVVPRSPMDVRIPLFLFMLAQELSRPFLPLFFGDVYTPIGNLSRELTIGLPFTTFMVVVLLATPIAGAITDTLGPRSLFILGIVPSVAGHVGAALSTTIVEALLWWTLAGLGYGTIFIAAQTYVAHHAEASRRAVGMTGFTGAFFAAFVCGPAMGGILADRLGYRNTLLVAAAMAVFAAGAALIAVDRDSQTERRPRLQSMRSWRRVFSQREFVVLTLFSAVPNKLILSGLYFFLLPLFLADLGNTQSNIGRVLMVFGIACIAITPLAASGSDRSGRPRTFIIFGGLMSGLGCLLPTLVGSTAGVVAAAAVLGTGQALTTAPQLAVVQRIAERGRSFGLGPGAIVGAFRTIERIGTAAGALAVGAVVTFVGYGQGMLIVGVLVFACTVCYTLFGGHPRDRGGHPRDRGGHPRERLGEPADARIGTGRVSA